Genomic window (Lutra lutra chromosome 6, mLutLut1.2, whole genome shotgun sequence):
TCTCGGTCTTCTTGGGCAGCAGCACGGCCTGGATGTTGGGCAGCACGCCGCCCTGCGCGATGGTGACGCGGCCCAGCAGCTTGTTGAGCTCCTCGTCGTTGCGGATGGCCAGCTGCAGGTGGCGCGGGATGATGCGCGTCTTCTTGTTGTCGCGCGCCGCGTTGCCCGCCAGCTCCAGGATCTCGGCCGTCAGGTACTCGAGCACCGCCGCCAGGTACACCGGCGCGCCGGCCCCGACCCGCTCCGAGTAGTTGCCCTTGCGCAGCAGGCGGTGCACGCGGCCCACCGGGAACTGCAGGCCCGCCCGCGACGAGCGCGTCTTGGCCTTGGCGCGCGCCTTGCCGCCCTGCTTCCCGCGTCCAGACATCCCGAGGCTCAATGCGCCACTAACAAATGCAGCAAGGGAGGGGCAAGGACAGTAGCTTTTATAACCGTTCTAGGGCGCGAAAAACAAGGTTTGGCGTTCCTTAAGGAGGCACTTTCATCTCAACCAATGGAAATGCGACCCTGGGATCCGTGCGTTCTGATTGGGCAGCACTAATGCCCGAAATCGGGGGATAGTCACCAATCAGACACAGGAGTGTAGCTCACACCGTATTTGCATAAGGGCTTCTATATAAGACGGGTAAGTGGCGCTTTGCCCGCTGCGttactttctctttcctcctgagcGCGGTCGGAGTGTCTCCAGCATGCCCGAGCCCGCCAAGTCGGCGCCGGCCCCGAAGAAGGGCTCCAAGAAGGCGGTGACCAAGGCGCAGAAGAAGGACGGCAAGAAGCGCAAACGCAGCCGCAAGGAGAGCTACTCGGTGTACGTGTACAAGGTGCTGAAGCAGGTGCACCCCGACACGGGCATCTCGTCCAAGGCCATGGGCATCATGAACTCGTTCGTCAACGACATCTTCGAGCGCATCGCGGGCGAGGCGTCCCGCCTGGCGCACTACAACAAGCGCTCGACCATCACGTCCAGGGAGATCCAGACGGCCGTGCGCCTGCTGCTGCCCGGGGAGCTGGCCAAGCACGCCGTGTCCGAGGGCACCAAGGCCGTCACCAAGTACACCAGCTCTAAGTAAACTTGGCAAGTAAGCGTCCAGTCATCCAACCccaaaggctcttttcagagccacTTAACTTTTGCCAAGAAAGAGCTGTTGCGCTTTGCCTATTGAAAAGTTTTGGTGACTGGATCCTGGATCATTTTCTCCAGGAGCACCTTGAGCACCCCGCGGATCTCCTGTAAGTGAAGCCAGATGACGGGCTTGGCAGTCCGTGCATGTTGTGCACCGCGTTATGGTGGCGCTTGCCATCAACCAGATCCAGTCACAGCTCCTCCTACTTTGCCACAGCTAGACCTGATGTTGAGGGTATAGACGGGAGCactaaaaaaaagtcaaacaccGGTGCACTCAAGAGGAAAGGCGTTTTGAACTCTTCAGACCAAATTGAAAACTAGAGCAGCGCAGGCCGGAAAGCTTCACCGCTGGAttctgctcccttcctccttgcAAGCAAAGGTGGAGGGAGGTACGTGTCCGGAGCTTCTCGTGGGTCGCTGAGGCCGTCTTGGGGGAAGGCGAGGCGGACTTTGCGGTGCCCTTGCAGGGGAAGGAGTGTCCTGTGGACTCCGATATGAATatttgagggaagaaaaagaagttagtGCGTATAGGCCTCCGCTTGCTATGGCACAGTCATCTCTGACTCTCAAATTAGGCAAAACAGAAGTAATttacctgaggtcacacagcaaaaaaAATGGTGAATGGAATTTAGGCTTCCAAACTTTGAGTCCGTGCTTGTAGTAGGATCTACTGCCCGTTTTAGATCGTAATCCCCACCTCTGGGAGGCTGGAGAGCGCGAATGAAACCCCAGAACAGGTATTGGCTCTTACGAGTCATTCTTACACAGCAATTAACTGATTCAAGTCTATCGGGCCTTAACTCTGTTCCCAGAGCCCAACTAGGTTCTTAGGGCCACCAGGGCCACTTCTAGGCTCTTGTGTCTTGCAGCACATTACATAAGGCATGGATTGCTGTATCTTtcctctaaaatgggaataagttGGAGATTACTTGGATAAATGTAAAGGGAGCTTGCAACTTTTAGTCCCTcggtgttcatttgttttctgcccttgtatcttttcatatgtattAGAAGCACATTAAATTATTAAAGTGAAGACACATTATTACAATAGGAAAGCATTTTGCTTCAGGAAAGCAGTAAACTCGTTATACTCTGCCCCAAATTCTATATACAATCCTCTGCCACCCTATTGCATCAAGGTATTGACAAAACGGCAGTAATATTTATTACTCttcccagattttaaaataaatctctgtaaTAGTAGACCAACTCAAAGTGATCAATTAAAGTTAACTGTCTCTACTTTGCCTTCCAATAATCTTCAGTGACTTCACCAGCAAATGAATGCTGCAGtggattttaaaatgcttttcttgcTACTCCCCCAAATCCAACTGTACCTCCTAAACCATTCTTTCATCCAATtaactaacattttatttagcatttactaTTCGTTACAGGCCGCTCATTGTATGTTGGGTTAGGGATGGAAATTCTTGAACCTTATTTCTCAGTCACCACTGGTGTTCCTGAAAATAGGTAAAACTTTCATGGAGGAAAATTTGGCAATATCTCCCAAAACAATGCATAtatttttgggcacctgggtggctcagttggttaagtgactgccttcagctcaggtcatgatcaagtcctgggatcaagtcctgggatcgagtcccacattaggcttccagctccatggggagtctgcttctccctctgacctcccctctcatgctctctcactctgtctctctttctctcaaataaataaataaataaatctttaaaaataataataattaaagaccctctcttttttaaaaaaatgcatatatttttacaaCCAGAAACACCACCTCTGGGGTGGCACCATTCttgaaaatgtacaaaatggCATATTACAGGCTTTTGCAACAGCCCAGTTAGTAGAATAGATGACAAGGAGCAATCTGAGTGATCAAAAACGAAGGAATGAATTACAGGACATTATTCTGTCTGATGGTAAGAACAATTGAGAATGTTCTTTATAAGAACAGTAGCTGGTGTTTATTGCTTACCAAATAATGTCCTAAAAGTTTCCTTACATACATCCAATTACCGAATCTTTATAACAACCTGATGAGTTAAATTACTACTTGCCTGTTTTATAGATTATAAAATGGGgattcagagaggttgagtaaatTCCCTGAGGTTGCACAGCtaataaatagtaaaaacataatttttaaaaaaaatctcttctgaaGCCATATTTGCGACCACCGTGTATTATCAGCCTTCTCTGGGTATCGATATGAGATGATTTCCAAGATCTATTGGCAAGTACAAAAAATACAGGATAGTATGCAGTAGAATTTTCTGCATGTATGTTTATATGCTTGCAAAATATCTCTAGAGGGTTTCTAGGTTAAGCTGCCATGGATGAAGGGAGGATCTTTTCAACTGTAACCCTTTTATGCTCTTAAATCACGTATGCATTgccaataaatgaatgaataacagataaacaaataaataaataaaataaataaataaatccccctgctcaaatattgagaaaataatattaataaataaatacttcagtaAAGATGTGTGTGGAAAGCCTCAGGAGCACAGGAGAGATAATATTACCAGTgtgtatggggggtgggggggtaataCAAAACTGTTCTAGGCAGGTGAAGTAAGAAAGTGGGTGTCACATTCCAGGAGTTCGTAATAGTTGGCGGGATTAGAGTCTGCAAGGGTAGGCAGAAGGGAGCAGCCCAAGGGGCCGACCAAAGAGTCCAACAGAATTTTATACCCGGGGCTTCATTCAGTACTAGGTGTGTGGTCCTTAAAATGATGAGAGGACCTCAAGATAAAACAACTAGGTAGGAACTGTGAAGAGCTTATCAAGTAAGATTCTGAAATATGCCAAATTCTAGATGTCAATATAAGTGTTTGGGTTTTTAAGTGAAGCAGACTCTCAAATTATTTACTAAATCAATACAGCATCTGTAGGATTTCTTTGCTCCATGAGcatgaaagagagacagaaagcatcaCCGGTCTGTTTTGGAAGCAGTGGAGGAATCTTGCAAGTGTCTATTACAGGTTGAACGGAAGACTTCATAATGCAACTTTGTTACTTTTGTAGCTTATGATCAAATAAGCCAGGGGATCAGAATGGCACACTGTGGGTGGATATAGGTCAAGATCTGTGCAACAATGTCTATGAAGTCTCAGGAAACCCCTTACAAATCAAATCATactcctgtgtttttatttaactGAAAACAACCCGGTGGCAGCTTCGAGCCCTGGCCCAGAACTCCATATTGGCCAGGCAGCATGGCAGGACCCCACAGGGCAGCCTTGAGTTCATATTTTACATGAAGAATTAGAAAAGAGGTTGAAGAAGATTTCCTTTCAGACAAGACAGTTGGGGCACCTAGCATCCTTTGATGGGGCTTTATTGTCTATTATCCAGGAGGTCCTTTCGAATGTGTTTATTGGCTTATTGTCAGTAAAaagggtcttctttttttttttctacatttagtAGAGAAACATTCCCCACCATCTTtcatgcaagtttttttttttttctaaattggtTTCCTTTAACCTCCCATTTTCCTCTCCGAACTTACTCTTCAGTCTGTCTCAGAACATGCGAGCACGACAGAAACTGTGACAAAGGCCGGAATAATCCACAGAGCTTGCGACTATGTGTAACACGAACGAAATTCAGCATCATGCATTAAGGGAAGCAGAATATGCACATTATTGCAAATCCCAGTTATTAGTCAGGCAAATCATTGGAGGGCCCATAACTTTACCTCTGtgtataaagaaaattaatggcTCTAATCATAAAATAGGACCATCTGTTATACAGCATACACTAGTCTAGCACTGAGGAGACCCAGTGAAAAAAAGTCTGTGAGATTTCTTGTTCTTGTGGCACATcgaggggaggagggagccagacaatcagaaataaattaataaaatctaaactaTATCAGCCCCTTGATGAAGTAGTTTGtataaaataaagcaaggaagTGGGTAAGGAACTGGGAGTCCCAACTTGAACTGGGAGACCCTTGCACAGGGTCTCGCTGGGGCACCAGCGCTTCAATGAGCGCTGACAGAGTCGCCATCTGGGGGAAGCTGCTCCAGGTCGAAGGAACGAGGGCGAAGTACCCCAggcagctccctgcttagcatgttctggaaacagcaagagaggccCGTGTGCTTGTAGCAAAGGGAGTAATGGGGTGAGAAGTTTTGCTTCAGATGTCTGCCTGTTTCTCTGAGTCCAACTTAATGCCTGCCTTGAGCCTCAAAACCCAGAAGGTTTTTGCATAGTCGCAGGTAAGCTCTGCACAAAGAGAAGATGGCCCCACCAACACCAGGATCTAGATCTAGGGAAGCAAATGACATTCTTGTAAAACTCTCCCTAAAGAGGTGAATTCTAACAAGAATCTTGTTCCCAGCCATACATACCCCCAGCACCAAGACATCTGGAATGACACTGAGGGACTGATGTCCCAACAGATGGCTTTTTACTGCttaatggaataaaaatacatagtgCTTAGAGGATTTGTTGGGGGGAGTTTTCGTATCCTTAGTCATCTACttcatattttcaacttttccatTTCATCCAACTCTTGCAGACCCCAAGGCTAACAATTTTGTAAACAGTCCTCATTTTGGGAAGTATATAACAAGATCTTAAACAGGCCCATAAAAAAACATGAACCCTGATattcattaacaaattatttatgGTGACAAAAAAAATTGAGGACAGTCCTCTTGGGCAACACTGAGGGAGTAGATAGGGATAACTGCTGTTTCTAGAGGGGGGTTTTTGGGGGGTTACTGTGACTGCAGAGTAAGCGAGCCCAAACTTTGTTGCCATAAAGCAAACATTTTGTTATATTCATGGATTCTGTTATCAGGATGCCTCTGGGATGTCTGGAGCCTCAGATGCGAGTTTTCCTGGCCCAGGGTGGTTTTTGGGATAGGTGCTGAGGGCTGGAATCATCTGCGGGCATCTTTAGTCACTCTTCTGTCATATGACAGCCAGGCTGAGCCAGCTTCGGGTTATGGGCTTCTTAACAGGATGGTGGCCTCACCGTGGTCAGACTTCTCGTGTGGTGGCAGACCATTGCAAAGGTGATCTCCCAGGACACCCAAGCAGAAACTGGGACCTCCCACCTCAGAATAAAAGTCAGAGTCCTAACAAGGCCCTACACTGCCCTACAAGTTTTGTGTCTGATGATTCAGGATAGAAAGGGACAAAGGTGGGAGCAGGAATGTCACTGTTAGAAAAGGCCCCAGAAAACCAGGGGAAACAGACAAGGTCAGTTTACCAAATCTGCGCGGCCCTAGGGATAATTCTTTGTCTAGGATTCCTGAGAATCTCAGGACTTCCAGCCCCTGTGGTCCTGACCTGTAAAAGCCATTTGTGCCCCCATCCACGGAGACGACTGCAGCACTCACACGTTTTCAAAATACCCCTGCAAGGGGCGGTACAGTTTGAttggaaaaagagaggggggggtAGGTCTTAATTTTAGTAATTGGGGTTTAGCGCTTCCGTGATGTATATTTATCACAAGAGGTACCTGTTAGAAAACGGCCCCCGCCGGCCCCATGGTGTAATGGTTAGCACTCTGGACTTTGAATCCAGCGATCCGAGTTCAAATCTCGGTGGGACCTTCTCCgcttttcctttacatttttttttcttctttttcatttttcttcctgctaTCTCCCCTCTTAAAACTAacattcccccctcccctccctaccccccgtAATCCAGCCAATACAGCAGCCAGAACGAGCACTAATATAATCGGAAGTCTGCGCCCGCAGACCAGGGGCAGAGAGCCGCGCAGGAAGAAGCAGCCGCCAATCCTGGAAACTGTGCGGGGACGGGGGGGTGGTGtcgaggggagtgggggggtggtgaATGGGGGGTGGAGTAGGGGGAGTGTTTGGGACGTGTAACCTGGGAAGAGCTGGGGACCTGGCCTGGGAACGCAATCCCGGCGGCCTGGCCTCTCTCTGAGCGGCGCTCAGAGGATGGCGTTCAAGCCCACCGCCGAGCAGGTGCACTCGCCGCCTGCGGCCTTGCCCTCAGGCCACCCAGTCCTGCCGCAGCTGCCCTCGCCTTTTCGTGCTACCGCTGCGCTCGAGGGGGGTCGCGCTGGGAGACTGTGCCCTCGCTCGTGCGGGCGGCCGCCGCTGGTGGCCCCGTAGAGGATTCTCACCCAGGACAAGCCTTTCAGCTCTCGAGGGGCGGCTTGCTCCCTTCGGTGACCGCCGCCTTTACCTGCCCACACCTCCAGCCTCGCTGTCACTGTTTCTTCCACGCACCTACCCCCGCCCCCATAGCTTCTAGTCACCCGCCAGGGTGAACTGGTTTCTAttttcccattcccctccccttctcatttTTTATCTGCTAAGCGGTTTTGCCCTCCTCTCTGGCCTCTTGTTATGAGGTCGGTTCTATTAACTTAGacctttattaatttattaatttagacCATTATTAACTCAGCCCTTCTCCCTGAGGCCATCCTTGGCTCCCTTTATCTGGGCTTAAGTGCTTCCTCTGTGTCTCCTCAGGACCCCAAAACCCCCCTTTTCATACTTGTCCTAATTGCTTGTTTAATAGGCCCTCCCCCATGTTCAAGGCCTCGCGTTCTCCAGCGAGAGGCCTCAGTCCTGGGGCCTGTTCCCCGTTCAGCTCTCAGTCCCGCAGACCCCCGCTGACACAGGAGCTCCCAAAGACGTGCTGAGTCCAGAGCCTTTCATCTGTTCTGGTTCGATCATCTCAGAATCCAGAAGAGCTCTTGTCCCTGGTGGGTTCTCAGATGCTCTGCGCTGCTTCTTCCCAGATTTCCTCTGACTCCTTTTCCTTTGATGACCCCTAGTCTCTGCCCACACTAAGAATGAGCTTGGCCCAAGACTGGAGCACCAGTCTCCTTGGAGATTAACACCAaccatgacttttttaaaaagtcattttttaaaattttatttatttttttatttatgtatttatttgagaaggagtggacaggcagggtgggggagagtgTGGAGTGGAAGAgcaaaggggaagcagactccctgctgattggGGGGCCCAGACCAGGGGCTCAGTCCCCTGAcagggagatcatgacctgacccaaaccCAGCAGTCCAAGGCCCCAACCATGGCTTCTCTTAATGAGACCACTCGTAGctaaaggcgggggggggggggggggggagtgttgGGGGGATTGTACCACTGTAATTTGCATGTTTTGGGTGAAAATTCACCTCCAGGAAGAAAGGCTCCTTTCACTGCATTCCTGCCCAGTCATCCTGAGGTCTGCATGGGCCTAGTTTTGATTTCCTGTTGGCTGTAAGGAGCCCAGCCTGTCGGGGGCCCAGCTTCTGGAAAGCACTAATTGCACGTTTGTGAGTAAGTTGAAGATTTTTGAGTGCTGCCCAGGAAGCAGGGTTTGGGGCTGAAGGTGCCCTATTTCCTTCCTCAGGAAGGAGACACTGGCTTCTGAACTGGGCCCTTCCTCGGCTCTTACTCGTGCCCCACCTTGGCTCCCATCCCAGTCagctgagggagggaaggaggcccaCGGGAGGAGGCAACGAGCAGCACGGAAACCCTGTTAACTAAAGGGAGAGCGGCGCTGCTCAAGTCGGGGCCGCCTTTGGAACCCCACAGGGTTAAGGCCGTCGGAACTGTTCTTCCCTTTGGCGTTACAAGATGTGATCAAACTACTGTATTCATTGCTGACTAGTTTTGCgaaggaaagagaaatctgcGGATTTCTCAGCGCACGTTTAAGAGTATTTCCTTTGTGAGGACCTTTTCCTTATCTCTGCCAGGCTTTGACAGTTTGGACTCACTTGTGGAGGGTTGTCACCCTCCTTCCTGAGGATCTCCTACCACCTCTCTGCAAACAACCAACCGACCTTGACCATCCTCCACCTGTCGTAGCTTGAGGAAGATTCCCAGCCCGGCTTTCCAGAACAGACCCAACTGTGCCGTAATTGCCATCCTGCAGAACTCCCGCTGCAAGGGGCTCTCGGGCGAGGCCTGGTGTTTGCAGGGGAAGTCCGCGTCGTGGGGGTGGGCTGCCCGCGCCTGCGGTGTTGCAGGCTGTTTCGTTTCGCTTCGCTTGGGTGCGCTTTACGCTCCACGTCCGCCAGGGGGCGCGCCGCCCTCGAAGCGCGGCTCCGCGGAGCCCAGAGACCAGGGGGCAGAAGCCCCGCCCCGCGCAGGCCGGAAACTGCATTACCCCAGGCCTCCCGCGGTCCCGCTTCCACAGGCTCCTGGAAGGGCACGTGCAGCCCCGCGCGCTGAGGAAGTGGCCGCGGCCCTCGCTCGCTCGCACGCCGAGTGATGTGGCGGGAAACCCAGGTAGCTCCCTCGGGCGCCGGGGTCGGACGACACCCCGCGTTCTGCGAGACGTGCCCCCTCCGCACACACACGCGCATTCCCGCGGGCCGCGCGGGTTTGACGGGGGGCGCCCAGGCGAGTGCGGGCGACGCGCGCGGCAGCTGGCGCCGGGCCTTGACATGAGTTCGGGGCCTCCCCTGCGCGCGTTTTCCGTCCCGGCGGAGGACGCGAGGCTCGGGGCTGCTGCGGGAGCGCTCCCGAGGGGCCCTCCCCGCGACCCGAGGTGCGCCAGGGCCGCGGGGATCctcctccccccgacccccagtGCCCCCCGCCACACACGGGTAtccccccccaggtgcccccgcgACCCTCTTCCCGCCCCAGTCCTTGCGCGTACAGACCCCCGCCGGGGGCTTTGCTGAGACCGTCCCGCAGGCGGTGCGCGGGCTCCGCCACCTCCGCAGTTAGGAAGGTGGTTGGCGGAAGGAGCAGAGTCTGAGGAAGCAGCGTGAGGACCCCAGGGCTCTGCCCCAGGTGTGTCCCCAGTAAAGGAGCGACAATAGTCCCACCTCCGGGCGGCCGTGAACCTGAGGTGCGGAACACGACGAAACACCCGTCGCGGGGCCCGCACCTCGGGGACGGTCGGTCTCCGTCACGGCCTCTCCTGTTCTGCGTCGAGAACCAGTTCCCACACCGCGAGGGAGGGAATTCGGGGCTGGCGGGGGGGACGCCTGACGTGTGGAGTCGGGGCTCTGCGTGACACTCTAGTGCAGAAGGTGCGCGACAGGTGTCGGTCCACACCGTCCCAGAGCAGGAAAACGCGGCGTGCTTCTGAGCACCTTTCAGCCGGCAAGGGCGGGGGCTTGGGAGGAAAAACTCTGTCATTTGCGAATCAGAGGGAACACGTGTTAGGTGGGCCCCATGGTGTAATGGTcagcactctggactctgaatccAGCGATCCGAGTTCAAATCTCGGTGGGACCTGGGTCTGAGAGTTTTGTCTATGTCCTGATCATTCCCCTAACTTTACCAAATCCTTTCCATTCCAGCCCCTAGCAATTGGCATCCACAGACCCCTGACTTAAATGGGAATCCCAACCCTTTTATTAAGTTccaatacaattttctttttcatatactgaatatttatgaaaaattatacaatCACTTTTTATTGATTGCATGCTATTAAAGACAACTCAAACCAgaagaaaaacacttaaaatagaattaaaaacacttgaaataactaaaaatcatctcaatttttatgtttttctgatttAGACTAGTATGATAGGGTTATTAATCACAGCCTTTAAGCATAAAAATGCAACATTTGGGGACATAATTCTGTGACAGTTACAGaatagaaatacttttaaaagagaaagaagaattcaCAAACGTTTTTCAACTGTTAAATAAAAGcatgccatatttttaaaattgaggtataattaatacataacattagtttcaggtgtacaacataatgttttgatatttatatatattgtaaaatgatcaccacaataaatctagttaacatcaaATATCAtacatagttacatttttttaacttgtgaTGAGAACGTTTCAGATCTCCTCCCTtatcaactttcaaatatgcaaatcAGTATTATTTATGACAGTCATCATGATGTACATTACCTCCCCAAGACTTATTTCTCTTGTAATGGGAACTTTGTACCTTTGAACCCTGGTTCTTGCCTTTTGCCATCTTCTGCCTCCACAGCCACCAACTGGTTCTCTGTATGagctcttttgtttgtttttctgctagattccacatacaaatgaagtcatatggtatttgcctttctctgtcctaCTTTTTtcaccaaatatatttttagagaatGCTAATGCATATCAAATCGTTAGAGCTTTAAGTTTCCAATGGACAAAATCCAATCGCTAACAGGACTCTTTCTTCATGTCCAAATTTTACCATATGCTAGCAGTTACATTCTTTGGAGTAATTTAAATTTATGAGGAAAACTTTTAGAAGACCACTGGAAAGCAATGTGTGAGAACACAAAAATACTGTGGCAATTCATAAAGACTCCAAGGAATTAAAATTGCTTAAAGACACTGTTCTTAGTTAAAACAATCAAGTGATGGGCCAGAGGAGCCCCTTCCATTGTCTCTGGCAGACTGGCTCATTTCGAATTTTCAGGCAGATTTTTCACCTGCTTTCAAAAGGTAAAAGTTTGTCAAAAAGTATAATCAGAGAAATGTTCTTCCCATATTCCTTTATACTCAGGTCCCCCCACAACTATTACAACCCTCTAAAATAAccagcttcctttaaaaaaaaaaaaaaaaaggctaagctCATAAAATAACCAGCTTCACTGGTTATCTATGAATGATACTGTATGTGTAGGTTACCCTAACTccccttttttcttaaaaaatggtaGCATAGTGTAATGTTAATCTGCTCTGGTTCCCCCACTTAACAATATCACTTGGAAatcagtctgtttctttttttgtagctGCATGGGGCTTTTCCTTTGAGTCTGTATGCCGCTGTTTATTCAACCAATCTCCTATGTCTGGACACTTGAAGTTAGTTAAAATGCTTTTAGGGGgtaaacaagcaaaataaattgaagatggTTGGTCTTGCCAAACAGGAACATCTTCATCACTAAACTCGAGGGAACAAGACAGGTCTATCGCATACACCTTTTTGtcaatatttttgcttttgatatcTTGCTCTGTGAATTCCCATTGTTTAGAAGCGTTTCTATTTTCCTCCCACACTCTAGGCACTCATTAAAAGTATTTTGAGTAGTCATTTTCTCTCAATTTCTTCTGCAAATATCTCAGAAAgactatttttattccttcttcatcCATGGAATTTGATGcacaaaatgtttcattttaatgtattccaatttttcttccatttaactTCTTGTTTTTCTCATAACATTCCCAAGAATCCAGTTTCTGTGGATATGGACAAGGAGAGGTTATAAAAGACATCTTCCCAGTTAGTGTACATATATTGCTTTAGAGAAGAATTTTCAGCCCATTACCATCAACTTGAAATGAATGTAATAAAATCATGCATAGAAATAGACAAAagagtgaaagaaacagaaaactcccACCCAAGTAAAAAAAGGCAATATAGCTTTACAGTAACCAATGATCTCAGACAAAAGTAATGTTTTTCCTTTAAGTGTAAGAAAATGTGCAAGGGAAGTCCTATACCGCCTCGAGGTAGAGTCTGTTCACTGGAAGGTGGATTAACCTGTTGGAACAAACATGGAGTTTGtcaccttccctttctctcttctaggGATAAGATTTGCCTCCACTTTGAAATGAGCAAAAAAGGAACTATGCAATCATTTGGGGAGAAAGGTGGAAAATACCACACATTCCTAGAAATCAGATACAATGTCAGTGTTGGATTTTATTAAATGGCCTGCACTTCCTTTCTGAGGCCATCTCCCCCTCCAGACACATGGAAATCAAAAAGCACTTAGCAGAGGATGGTTTCGATCCATCGACCTCTGGGttatgggcccagcacgcttccGCTGCGCCACTCTGCTTTGTTGAGAATggatttacttttattatttatcataggAAGGATCAGCCCCTTGCCAGTTTGATTCACACCTCCTTCACTTCCCTCTCCAGCCTTGGCCTCCGCAggaccacctcctccaggaagccggCGGGGACCTCGGGGAGCCGCACTGGGCCCGGTCCCCGCACCCCTGCGGGCTAGGAGGCGCGAAGAAGCCCGGCTTC
Coding sequences:
- the LOC125102051 gene encoding histone H2A type 1-H; the protein is MSGRGKQGGKARAKAKTRSSRAGLQFPVGRVHRLLRKGNYSERVGAGAPVYLAAVLEYLTAEILELAGNAARDNKKTRIIPRHLQLAIRNDEELNKLLGRVTIAQGGVLPNIQAVLLPKKTESHHKAK
- the LOC125102064 gene encoding histone H2B type 1-C/E/F/G/I; this encodes MPEPAKSAPAPKKGSKKAVTKAQKKDGKKRKRSRKESYSVYVYKVLKQVHPDTGISSKAMGIMNSFVNDIFERIAGEASRLAHYNKRSTITSREIQTAVRLLLPGELAKHAVSEGTKAVTKYTSSK
- the LOC125102585 gene encoding proline-rich protein HaeIII subfamily 1-like, producing MAFKPTAEQVHSPPAALPSGHPVLPQLPSPFRATAALEGGRAGRLCPRSCGRPPLGARRPRSAAPRSPETRGQKPRPAQAGNCITPGLPRSRFHRLLEGHVQPRALRKWPRPSLARTPSDVAGNPALASAGPPPPGSRRGPRGAALGPVPAPLRARRREEARLPDPRSGWDRSVWAADRAAPAVSASALGLEPRPCLWPVPTASALRHPAPGTRGPRAAFLCSVTSFCTCLCKGLSAFTEDVWTEPQGTQGVRYLGRGGKIIFSLPLEALGWELGHKRAAKEKHKFINTYTSWVPGRDPRERSPSPMWAGRKSGTTVP